The DNA segment GCACCTGCCTTCGCTGCTGCGGCAGCCTCGGCTGCCTGGGCCTCTGCACGCAGCAGGCGCGCCGGGGCGACCTCGTCGTAGTCGAGGCCGCGGCGGGCGGCGACGGCGCGCGGCTCTTCGAGCTGCTTGAGCGCCTCCACCGTAGCGTGCACGATGTTGATGGTGTTCGACGAACCGAGCGACTTGCTCAGCACGTCGTGGATGCCCGCGCACTCGAGGACGGCGCGAACCGGTCCACCGGCGATGACACCGGTACCGGGGCCGGCCGGGCGCAGGAGCACGACGCCGGCGGCGGCTTCGCCCTGCACCGGGTGCGGGATCGACGAACCGACGCGAGGCACACGGAAGAAGTTCTTCTTCGCCTCCTCGACGCCCTTCGAGATCGCGGTCGGCACCTCGCGGGCCTTGCCGTATCCGACGCCGACGAGCCCGTTGCCGTCGCCCACGACGACGAGCGCCGTGAAGCTGAAGCGGCGACCGCCCTTGACGACCTTCGACACGCGGTTGATCGTGACGACGCGCTCGAGGAACTGGCTCTTCTCGGCGTCGCGGTCGCGACGGTCGCGGCCCTGGCCGCGGTCGCGGCCGCCACGGCGGCCTTCGCGCTCGTTGCGCGGCGGCTCCGAGGACGCTGCGGTCTCGACGGGTGCCTCTGCGGTCACCTCGGTCTCCTTCGTGTTGCCCTGGTTCTCAGTAGGTGCGGTGCTCACAGGTTCAGCCCAGCCTCTCGCGCTCCGTCGGCGATCGCTGCGACACGACCGGCGTACTTGTTGCCGCCGCGGTCGAACACGACCGACTCGATACCCGCCTGCTTGGCGCGCTCGGCGACGAGTTCGCCGACCTTCTTCGCCTTGGCGGTCTTGTCGCCGTCGAGTGCACGGAGGTCTGCCTCCATGGTCGAAGCGGATGCCACGGTGCGGCCCTTGCTGTCGTCGACGACCTGCACGAAGACGTGTCGTGCCGAACGCGTCACCACGAGACGGGGACGCTGCTCGGTGCCGACGACCTTCTTGCGAAGCCGGGTGTGGCGGCGCGAACGCGCAGCCGACTTGCTCTTGACGGCCATGATTACTTACCAGCCTTTCCGGCCTTGCGACGCACGACCTCGCCTGCGTAGCGGATGCCCTTGCCCTTGTAGGGCTCGGGCTTCTTGATCTTGCGGATGTTGGCGGCGGTCTCGCCGACGGCCTGCTTGGAGATGCCGGCGACCGTGAGCTTGTTGTTGCCCTCGACGGTCAGCGTGATGCCGGCGGGAGGCTCGACGACGACCGGGTGGGAGAAGCCGAGTGCGAACTCGATCGAGGAGCCCTTCTGGGCGACTCGGTAGCCGGTACCGACGATCTCGAGGCCCTTGGAGTAGCCCTGGGTCACGCCGACGATGTCGTTCGCGATGAGCGTGCGGGTCAGCCCGTGGAGCGAGCGCGACTCGCGCTCGTCGTCCGGTCGGGTGACGAGGACCTGGTTGTCCTCGACCTTGACCTCGATGGGGCTCGCGACGGTGAGCGAGAGCTCGCCCTTCGGGCCCTTCACGGTGACGGCGCGGCCGTCGACCTTCACGTCCACCCCGGCGGGGATGTCGATGGGGAGTCGTCCGATTCGTGACATGGAACTACCACACGTAGGCGAGGACTTCCCCACCCACGCCCTTCTTCTCGGCCTGGCGGTCGGTGAGCAGACCGCTGGAAGTGGACAGGATCGCGACGCCGAGGCCGCCGAGCACCTTGGGGATCTCGGTCGACTTCGCGTAGACGCGGAGGCCGGGCTTCGAGACGCGCTTGATGCCGGCGATCGAACGCTCGCGGTTGGGGCCGAACTTGAGGCTCAGCGTGAGCGTCTTCCCGACGCGCGCGTCGGCGATGTCGAAGTCCGCGATGTACCCCTCGGACTTGAGGATCTCGGCGATGTGCCCCTTGAGCTTCGAGTGCGGCATCGACACGGAGTCGTGGTGCGCCGAGTTCGCGTTGCGAAGGCGCGTCAGCATGTCAGCGACCGGGTCGGTCATCGTCATGACGGTTGTTTCCTTACGTTCACCAGGTTTCAGGACCCGTTACACGGGGACTGACCTGTGGTGGTGGCCTCACGCGGTCGCGTGGGGCCGATCGTCCCGCCGGCGGGGCCCCGGATCGCTCCGGAACCCGCGCCGATCGGGCACAAACTCGTAGAGTCTACTACGCGTTGTCGACGGACTTGAACGGGAAGCCGAGCGCCTTGAGCAGCGCGCGACCCTCGTCGTCCGTCTTGGCGGTGGTCACCACGGTGATGTCCATACCGCGGACGCGGTCGATCCGGTCCTGGTCGATCTCGTGGAAGACCGACTGCTCGGTCAGACCGAACGTGTAGTTCCCGGTGCCGTCGAACTGGCGGTCCGAGAGCCCGCGGAAGTCGCGGATTCGCGGGAGCGCCAGCGAGAGCAGGCGGTCCAGGAACTCCCACATGCGGTCGCCGCGCAGCGTCACGTGGGCGCCGATGGGCTGACCCTCGCGGAGCTTGAACTGGGCGATCGACTTGCGGGCCTTGGTGACCTGCGGCTTCTGACCGGTGATCTTGGTGAGGTCGGCCACTGCGCCGTCGATGACCTTGCCATCGCGTGCAGCCTCGCCGACACCCATGTTCACGACGATCTTGACGAGCCCGGGGACCTGGTGCGGGTTGGTGTACCCGTTCGCCTCGGTGAGCGCCGTCGTGATCTCCGTGCGGTACTTGGTCTTCAGACGCGGCTGGATTTTGCCAGCCTGCGCAACCGTGTCGGTCATTACAGGTCCTTACCTGACTTCTTGGCGTAGCGAACGCGGACCGTCTTCTCGACGCCGTCCTTCACCACGGTCTCGGTGCGGAAGCCGACGCGGGTCGGCTTCTTGGTCTCGGGGTCGACGATCGCGACGTTCGACACGTGGATCGAGGCCTCGTGGGTCTCGATGCCGCCGGTCTTCGTGCCGCGCTGCGTCTGGCCGACGCGCACGTGCTTGGTGACGTAGTTCACGCCCTCGACGACGACGCGGTTCCGCTCGGGGATGACCTCGATGACACGACCCTGCTTGCCGCGGTCTCCGCCGCGGGCCTGGGTCTTGCCCGAGATCACCTGGACGAGGTCGCCCTTCTTGATCTTCGCCATGGTTACAGCACCTCCGGCGCCAGCGAGATGATCTTCATGAACTTCTTGTCGCGAAGCTCCCGGCCGACCGGCCCGAAGATGCGGGTGCCACGGGGGTCACCGTCGTTCTTGAGGATCACCGCGGCGTTCTCGTCGAACTTGATGTAGGAGCCGTCGGGACGACGGGTCTCCTTCACGGTGCGGACGATGACGGCCTTGACCACATCGCCCTTCTTCACGTTGCCGCCGGGGATCGCGTCCTTGACGGTGGCGACGATGACGTCGCCCAGGCCCGCGTAGCGACGGCTCGAGCCGCCGAGCACGCGGATGGTGAGCAGCTCCTTGGCGCCCGTGTTGTCGGCGACCTTGAGCCGGGATTCCTGCTGAATCACTTCGTACTCCTTCTGGGAAGCAAGCCCGGGGGCTTACTTGGCCTTCTCGACGATCTCGACCAGGCGCCAGCGCTTGGTGGCGCTGAGCGGGCGGGTCTCGGAGATCACGACGAGGTCGCCGATGCCGGCGGTGTTCTGCTCGTCGTGCGCCTTGACCTTCGACGTACGGCGCATGACCTTGCCGTACAGCGGGTGCTTCACGCGGTCCTCGACCTCGACGACGATGGTCTTGTCCATCTTGTCGCTGACGACGTAGCCGCGGCGGACCTTGCGGTACCCGCGGACGAGTTCGGCCGACTCGGCGACCTCGGCCGCAGCCTTCTTGGTCTCAGCCATGATCAGGCCTCCTTCGTCTCGGCCTCGGTCGCCTCAGCGGCGGCCTTGGCCTTCTTCGTCTTCTTCGCAGGCGCTGCGGGCGCCTCGACCGGCGCGGGCGTGGCACGGATGCCGAGCTCGCGCTCACGGATGACCGTGTAGATGCGGGCGATGTCGCGCTTCACGGCGCGCACGCGGCCGTGGCTCTCGAGCTGACCGGTGGCGGCCTGGAAGCGGAGGTTGAACAGCTCCTCCTTGGCCTTCTTCAGCTCGTCGACGAGACGCTCGTCCTCGAAGGTGTCGAGCTCGACGACAGCGAGCTCCTTGGAACCGACAGCCATTATGCGTCGCCCTCCTCGCGCTTGATGATGCGTGCCTTGAGGGGCAGCTTGTGGATTGCACGGGTCATGGCCTCGCGAGCGAGTTCCTCGGAGACGCCGGAGACCTCGAAGAGGACCCGACCCGGCTTGACGTTGGCGACCCACCACTCGGGCGAACCCTTACCGGAACCCATGCGGGTCTCGGCGGGCTTCTTCGTGAGCGGACGGTCGGGGTAGATGTTGATCCACACCTTGCCGCCACGCTTGATGTGACGCGTCATGGCGATACGAGCGGACTCGATCTGACGGTTGGTCACGTAGGCGGGGCTCAGGGCCTGGATGCCGTACTCGCCGAAGGAGACCTTCGTGCCGCCGGTGGCCTGGCCTGAACGGCCGGGGTGGTGCTGCTTGCGGTACTTGACTCGACGGGGAATCAACATGGTTATGCCTCAACTCCTGCTGCGGCCGGCTCCTGCGCGCGCGGCGCACGACGGCGGTCATTGCGCTCGCGCGACGGCTTCTGGGCCGCCTGCTCGCGGGCGAGCTCCTTGTTGGTGATGTCGCCCTTGTAGATCCAGACCTTCACGCCGATGCGGCCGAAGGTGGTCTTGGCCTCGTAGAAGCCGTAGTCGATGTTCGCGCGGAGCGTGTGCAGCGGCACCCGGCCCTCGCGGTAGAACTCCGAGCGGCTCATCTCGGCGCCGCCGAGACGGCCGGAGACCTGGATCCGGACGCCCTTGGCGCCGGCGCGCTGCGCGCCCTGCAGGCCCTTGCGCATCGCGCGGCGGAAGGCCACGCGGGCGGAGAGCTGCTCGGCGATGCCCTGCGCGACGAGCTGGGCGTCGGCCTCGGGGTTCTTGACCTCGAGGATGTTGAGCTGGATCTGCTTGCCGGTGAGCTTCTCGAGGTCGGCGCGGATGCGCTCGGCCTCGGCGCCGCGGCGGCCGATCACGATACCCGGACGGGCCGTGTGGATGTCCACGCGGACGCGGTCGCGGGTGCGCTCGATCTCGATGCGCGAGACTCCCGCGCGGTCGAGCGACGTCTGGAGCAGGCGACGGATCTTGACGTCCTCGGCGAGGTAGTCGGCGTAGCGCTGTCCGGGCTTGGTCGAGTCGGAGAACCACCGCGACACGTGGTCGGTGGTGATGCCGAGACGGAAGCCGTACGGGTTGACCTTCTGACCCATTACTTCGTACCCTCCTCGGGCGTGGCGAGCACGACGGTGATGTGGCTCGTTCGCTTGTTGATGCGGAAGGCACGACCCTGCGCGCGCGGCTGGAATCGCTTGAGGGTGGTGCCCTCATCGACGAATGCCGTCTTCACGTAGAGGTCCTGCTCGTCCAGGTAGGTGTTCGTGGCATCGGCCTTGACGCGAGCGTTCGCGATTGCCGAGGCGACGAGCTTGTACACCGGCTCGCTCGCACCCTGGGGTGCGAACTTCAGGATGGCCAGGGCCTCCTGTGCCTGCTTGCCGCGGATCAGGTTGACGACGCGACGGGCCTTCATGGGGGTCACGCGGATGTGACGCACGCGGGCGATCGACTCCACCATTTCTCTCCTCCTTCACACCACCGCGTCAGCGGCGGCGGCCCTTCTTGTCGTCCTTCACGTGTCCACGGAAGGTGCGGGTGGGCGCGAACTCGCCGAGCTTGTGGCCCACCATGGTCTCGGTGACGAACACCGGGATGTGCTTGCGGCCGTCGTGCACGGCGATCGTGTGGCCGAGCATGGCCGGGACGATCATCGAGCGACGCGACCACGTCTTGATGACGTTCTTCGAACCCGCTTCGTTCTGCGAGGCGACCTTGCGAAGCAGGTGCTCGTCGACGAAGGGGCCCTTCTTGAGGCTGCGAGGCATCTTCTCTTACTCCTACTTGCGCTTCTTGCCGACGGTGCGACGACGGACGATGAGCTTGTCGCTCTCCTTGTTGGGGCGACGGGTGCGTCCCTCGGCCTGACCCCACGGGCTGACCGGGTGGCGACCACCGGAGGTCTTGCCCTCACCACCACCGTGCGGGTGGTCGATCGGGTTCATCGCGACACCGCGGACGGTCGGGCGGACGCCCTTCCAGCGCATGCGGCCCGCCTTGCCCCAGTTGATGTTCGACTGCTCGGCGTTGCCGACCTCGCCGACGGTCGCGCGGCAGCGCGCGTCGACGTTGCGGATCTCGCCCGAGGGCAGTCGCAGCTGGGCGTAGGGGCCGTCCTTCGCCACGAGTCGCACCGACGCACCGGCCGAGCGGGCCATCTTCGCGCCGCCGCCGGGGCGGAGCTCGATGGCGTGCACGACGGTACCCGTCGGGATGTTGCGCAGCGGCAGGTTGTTGCCCGGCTTGATGTCGGCGCCGGGGCCCGACTCGATCAGGTCGCCCTGCGAGAGCTTCGCGGGCGCGAGGATGTACCGCTTGGTGCCGTCGGCGAAGTGCAGCAGTGCGATGCGCGCCGTGCGGTTCGGGTCGTACTCGATGTGAGCGACCTTGGCGGGCACGCCGTCCTTGTCGTTGCGACGGAAGTCGATGACGCGGTACTGGCGCTTGTGGCCGCCGCCGACGTGGCGGGTGGTGATCCGGCCCTGGTTGTTGCGGCCACCGGTCTTCGAGAGCGGCTTGAGCAGCGACTTCTCGGGCGTCGAGCGGGTGATCTCGGCGAAGTCGGCGACCGAGGAGCCGCGGCGACCCGGGGTCGTGGGCTTGTACTTGCGAATAGCCATGTTGGGGTTCCTCTGCTCCTTAGCCGACAGCCGTGAAGATGTCGATCGAGCCGGACTTGAGGGTGACGATCGCGCGCTTGGTGTCCTTGCGCTTGCCGATGCCGAAGCGCGTGCGACGCGTCTTGCCCTGACGGTTGAGGGTGTTGATGGAGGCGACCTGAACGCCGAAGATCTTCTCGATGGCGAGCTTGATCTCGGTCTTGTTCGCGCGGGGGTCCACGGTGAACGTGTACTTGCCCTCGTCGATCAGGTTGTAGCTCTTCTCCGAGACCACCGGCGCGATGATGATGTCGCGGGGGTCCTTGTTGTGGGCGGCGCTCATGCGGAAACCTCTTCCTTCACGGTGCCCTCGGCCTTGGGCGTCTTCGCTGCGATGAACGCCTCGAGCGCGGCCTTGCTGAAGACGATGTCGTCAGCGACGAGCACGTCGTAGGCGTTCAGCTGGTCGACCGGCAGCACGTGCACGGTCGCGATGTTGCGCACGGCACGCTCCGAGATCTCCTCACCGCGGGCGAGGACGACGAGCTGGTGCTTCGACGCGGCGATGCCCTGGAGGAGCGCGAGCGCGTCCTTCGTCTTGGCGGTCTCGCCGGCGAGCGCCTCGACCGCGTGGATGCGGCCGCCGCGAGCGCGGTCGGAGAGCGCGCCGAGCAGGGCCGCGGCGATCATCTTCTTGGGGGTGCGCTGCGAGTAGTTGCGCGGCTGCGGGCCGTGGACCACGCCACCGCCGGTCATGTGCGGCGCGCGGATCGAGCCCTGGCGGGCGCGGCCCGTGCCCTTCTGCTTGAAGGGCTTGCGGCCGGCACCGGAGACCTCGCCGCGGGTCTTGGTCTTGTGCGTGCCCTGACGCGCTGCGGCGAGCTGGGCGACGACGACCTGGTGGATCAGCGGCACGTTGGTCTGCACGTCGAAGAGCTCGGCGGGCAGCTCGATCGAGCCGGACTTCTTGCCGGTGACGTCGAGGACGTCGATGGAGTTTGCGGTAGCCATGGACTACGCCCCCTTCACAGCGTTGCGGACGAACACGAGACGGCCGCGCGCACCGGGGACGGCGCCCTTGACGAGCAGCAGGCCCTTCTCGGCGTCGACCGCGTGCACGCGGAGGTTCAGGACGGTGACGCGCTCGCCACCCATGCGACCGGCCATGCGCATGCCCTTGAAGACACGGCTGGGCGTCGAGGACGCACCGATCGAGCCGGGCTTGCGGTGGTTGCGGTGCGCACCGTGCGACGCGGAGACGCCCGCGAAGTTGTGGCGCTTCATGACACCGGCGAAGCCCTTGCCCTTCGACGTGCCGACGACGTCGACCAGCTGGCCGGCCTCGAAGGTGCCGTCGACGGTGAGCTCCTGGCCGAGGGCGTAGTCCGCGGCATCCGCGGTGCGCACCTCGGTCACGTGGCGGCGCGGCGTGACGCCGGCGGCCTCGAAGTGACCGGTGAGGGGCTTGGTGACCTTGCGCGGGTCGATGGCGCCCGCGGCGATCTGGATGGCCGTGTAGCCGTCCTTCTCGGGGGTGCGGAGCTGGGTGACCACGTTGGGCGCGATCTCGATGACGGTGACCGGGATGAGCTTGTTGTTCTCGTCCCACACCTGGGTCATGCCGAGCTTGGTGCCGAGCAGGCCCTTCACGTTCTTGGCAGTGGTGGACATGTCGTACCTCAGAGCTTGATCTCGATGTTGACGTCGGCCGGAAGGTCGAGACGCATGAGCGAATCGACGGCCTTGGGCGTCGGGTCCACGATGTCGATCAGGCGCTTGTGGGTGCGCATCTCGAAGTGCTCGCGGCTGTCCTTGTACTTGTGGGGCGAACGGATGACGCACACCACGTTCTTCTCGGTCGGAAGCGGCACGGGGCCGACGACCGTGGCGCCCGCGCGGGTCACCGTGTCGACGATCTTGCGCGCCGAGGTGTCGATGACCTCGTGGTCATACGACTTCAGTCGAATGCGGATCTTCTGTCCCGCCATTGCTGACTCTCTCTCTGTCAAGGCGTCTTACCCCTTCCGAGGGCATCGGACGCCGCGTAGCCACTTCGTGTGAAGCACCACTGTTCTTCTGTCAAAGGCCGGTGATCGAGCCTGTCGAAGCCACCGACGGGCGGTGACCTCGACACGCTCGACCTCGAGCCCCAACCGACCCCCGCGCTCGGGCGTGTCGCACTCACGGAAACGGGCACGGGCCGTCCGCACGCAGGCGGAAACCCATGCTCGTCGGGTGTCGGTTGTGGTGTTCTGCTGCCCGCGGCCTAGCCTGACCCGTGGCGCCCTTGCGGACTTCGGTGGCTATGCACTGCCTGGCAGTGATCCGTCCGGCGCGCAGCAGGGCACGCCGTTCGAAATGTTGAACTCCACGAGTTTGCCATATCCGCACCCCTGCGTGCAACCCGGGCGTGTCGCGCTCGCGCACCTCACCGGATCCTCACAGCGGGGCGGATGCCGCGGGGCCGCTGCGCATGGTGGAATCATGTCATCTCGAACTGGGGAGGACCCGATGACGGAGCACGCGCACGCGGTGGGACGGCGGATCGGACGGGGAAGCGTCTCGGTCTCACGGACCGGGCCGCGCACCTACGAGGGGCTGAACGAGCGCGGCTCGACCGTGCTCATCGGGCCGGCGGACGCGCCGGGGCACTTCACGCCGGGCGAACTGCTCAAGCTCGCCCTCGCGGGCTGCGCAGGGATGAGCGCCGACACGGCGGCGGCCCGGCGGCTCGGCGACGACGTCGCCATCACGGTGTGGGCGCACGGCACGGCGGACGACGAGAACCGATACCGCGACCTCGACGAGGAGATCGTGATCGACCTGACGAGCCTCGAGCCCGAGGAGCGCGAGCAGCTCGTGTCGATCATGTCCCGCGCGATCGGCAGGGCCTGCACCGTCGCCAGGAGCGTCGAGGGCGCCATCAGCCTGCACGCCACCATCGACGACGTCGAGATCTGATCCTCACTCGCTCGAACGCGACGGGCGCTCGCAGGCCTCGGCGCCCGCCGCGTTCGGCCCGACGATCCCCGCAGCGACGACCAGCGCGGCCGCGGTGGCGAGCGAACCCACCAGCAGCGCCGGGCGCGCCCGCCATCCGCTGCGGGCACCGCCGCTGAATCGCGCCGGGTCCTCGATCCACCGCTTCGACGCCGCGGCCACGGCGAACGAGAGCGCCACCAGGAGCACCATGAGCCACGGCGGACTGGCGACGCCCGTGAGGAACGGGACGAACATGAACACCGGCCAGTGCCAGAGGTACAGCGAGTACGAGATGTCGCCGGTCCACTGGACCGGGCGGAGGCCCGTGAGCCGCGCAGGCGACAGGCGCGACTCGGGCATGCCCGCCCAGATCACCGCGAGCGTCCCGGCGACGGGCACGAGCGCGACCAGACCCGGGAACACCTCGGGCGTGCGGAACGTGAGGATCGGCACGGCGATGAGCACGAGTCCGAGCCATCCGAGCACCGCACGCGCTCGTGGCCGCCCGGTTGCGGCGGACGGGGCGACGATCGCGAGGATCCCGCCCAGGCCGAACTCCCACACGCGCGCGAACGTCGAGAAGTACGCGAGGTTGTGGTCCTGCACCGTGAGCACCATGCTCCACGCGAACGAGGCGCCCGTCACCGTGCCGAGCACGACGAGCAGGCTGAGCCGCGGGTCGCCGGCGCGGCGAACGGCGAGGGCGAGCGCCCCGATCACCAGGAGCGGCCAGACGAGGTAGAACTGCTCCTCGACCGAGAGCGACCAGAAGTGCTGCACCGGAGTCGAGGCGAGGTCCCCGCGTGCCGGGTTCTGCGAATCGGCCGCGAGCAACCAGTTCTCGAAGTACAGCGCACTCGCGAGGACCTCGCGGAAGTACGAGCGCCACTCGAACCGCGGCACGACGAGGAAGGTCAGCGCCGTCACCGCGGCGAGGACCGCCACCGCGGCGGGGAGGATGCGCCGCGCCCTGCGCAGGTAGAAGCCCTTGAGCGAGATCCGGCCGGAGCGCGCATGCTCGCGAACCAGCAGCGCCGTGATCAGGAACCCCGAGACGACGAAGAACACGTCCACGCCCATGTACCCGGCCGGCGCCACCGCCGGCCACCCGTGGTGCAGCACCACCGCGCCCACCGCGATGGCGCGAAGCGCCTGGACTTCCGGACGCACCGCGGTTCGTGTTCGGATCGACGGGGGAACCATCCGCTTCAGGCTAACCCGAGCGGTCCTCGCGATGGAAACGGCGCGGCCGGGACACGACGAAGGGGGCCGGGCCCGAAGGCCCGACCCCCTGCGGGTCGCGTTCGCGAAGACTACTTGATGATCTTCGTGACGGTACCGGCGCCGACCGTGCGGCCACCCTCGCGGATGGCGAAGCCGAGGCCCTCCTCCATGGCGATCGGCTGGATGAGCTCGACCGTCATGTCGGTGGTGTCGCCGGGCATGACCATCTCGGTGCCCTCGGGCAGCGTGATGACGCCGGTGACGTCGGTGGTGCGGAAGTAGAACTGCGGACGGTAGTTCGCGTAGAACGGGTTGTGACGGCCGCCCTCGTCCTTGGAGAGGATGTAGGCGGTGCCCTCGAACTCCGTGTGCGGGGTGACCGAGCCGGGGGCCACGACGACCTGGCCGCGCTCGACGTCCTCGCGCTTGGTGCCGCGGAGGAGCAGACCGCAGTTCTCGCCGGCCCAGGCCTCGTCGAGCTGCTTGTGGAACATCTCGATACCCGTGACGGTGGTCTTCTGCGTCGGGCGGATGCCGACGATCTCGACCTCGGAGTTGATCTTCAGCGTGCCGCGCTCGGCGCGACCCGTGACGACCGTGCCACGACCGGTGATGGTGAAGACGTCCTCGACGGGCATGAGGAACGGCTTGTCCTTGTCGCGCACCGGGTCCGGGATCGACTCGTCGACGGCCTCCATGAGCTCGAGGACCGAGTTGACCCACTTGTCGTCGCCCTCGAGCGCCTTGAGGCCCGAGACGCGGATGACGGGAGCGTCGTCGCCGGGGAAGCCCTGCGACGAGAGCAGCTCGCGGACCTCGAGCTCGACGAGCTCCAGGATCTCCTCGTCGTCGACCATGTCGGCCTTGTTCAGCGCGACGAGCAGGTAGGGCACGCCGACCTGCTTGGCGAGCAGCACGTGCTCACGCGTCTGGGCCATCGGGCCGTCGGTCGCCGCGACCACGAGGATCGCGCCGTCCATCTGCGCGGCACCGGTGATCATGTTCTTGATGTAGTCGGCGTGACCCGGGGCGTCGACGTGCGCGTAGTGGCGCTTCGGCGTCTCGTACTCGACGTGCGAGATGTTGATCGTGATGCCGCGCTGGCGCTCCTCGGGAGCGGAGTCGATCGACGCGAAGTCGCGCTGCACGTTGGTGGCCGACGGGTACTTGTCGGCGAGCACCTTGGAGATCGCTGCGGTGAGCGTGGTCTTGCCGTGGTCGACGTGACCGATCGTTCCGATGTTGACGTGCGGCTTGGTCCGCTCGAACTTGGCCTTAGCCACTGTGGGTCCTCCTCAGGATCCGTGTAGCAGCACCGGGCGCCGGATTGCGACCGGTGTGCTACGGGGTTGTGTTGTTATGTTACGCGAACCTGTCGGTCCGTGCGTTCGGGCGCTATTCGCCCTTGTTCTTCTGGACGATCTCCTCGGCCACGGCCTTCGGGACCTCCGCGTAGCTCTCGAACTCCATCGAGTACACGGCGCGGCCCGAGGTCTTCGACCGCAGGTCGCCGATGTAGCCGAACATCTCCGAGAGCGGGACGTGCGCACGCACGACCTTCACGCCTGCGGCCTCCTCCATGGACTGGATCTGGCCGCGGCGCGAGTTCAGGTCGCCGATGACGTCGCCCATGTACTCCTCGGGAGTACGGACCTCGACGCTCATCAGCGGCTCGAGCAGGACGGGGTTCGCCTTCCGAGCGGCTTCCTTGAAGCCCATCGAACCGGCGATCTTGAACGCCATCTCCGAGGAGTCGACGTCGTGCGACGCACCGTCCATGAGGGTGGCCTTGACGCCCACGAGCGGGAAGCCCGCGAGGATGCCGTACTGCATGGCGTCCTGGAAGCCCGCGTCGACCGAGGGGATGTACTCGCGCGGGATGCGGCCGCCCGTGACGGCGTTCTCGAACTCGTAGATCTTGTCGCCCTCGACCTCGAGCGGTTCGAGCTTGAACTGGATCTTCGCGAACTGGCCCGACCCACCGGTCTGCTTCTTGTGGGTGTAGTCGTGACGCTCGACCGTGCGACGGATCGTCTCGCGGTAGGCGACCTGCGGCTTGCCGACGTTCGCCTCGACCTTGAACTCGCGCTTCATGCGGTCAACGAGGATGTCGAGGTGCAGCTCGCCCATGCCCTTGATGACCGTCTGGCCGGTCTCGACGTTCAGCTCGGTGCGGAACGTCGGGTCCTCTTCGGCGAGCTTCTGGATCGCCGTGCCGAGCTTCTCCTGGTCGGCCTTGGTCTTCGGCTCGATGGCGACCTCGATGACCGGGTCCGGGAAGGTCATCGACTCGAGGACGACCTGGTTGTCCGGGTCGCACAGCGTGTCGCCGGTCGTGGTGTCCTTCAGGCCGATCACGGCGTAGATGTTGCCCGCGGTGACCGAGTCGACCGGGTTCTCCTTGTTGGCGTGCATCTGGAAGATCTTCCCGATGCGCTCCTTCTTGCCCTTGGTCGAGTTGATGACCTGGGCGCCGGAGTCGAGCTTGCCCGAGTACACGCGCACGTAGGTCAGGCGACCGAAGAACGGGTGCACCGCGACCTTGAACGCGAGGGCCGAGAACGGCTCGG comes from the Agromyces marinus genome and includes:
- the rplF gene encoding 50S ribosomal protein L6, producing the protein MSRIGRLPIDIPAGVDVKVDGRAVTVKGPKGELSLTVASPIEVKVEDNQVLVTRPDDERESRSLHGLTRTLIANDIVGVTQGYSKGLEIVGTGYRVAQKGSSIEFALGFSHPVVVEPPAGITLTVEGNNKLTVAGISKQAVGETAANIRKIKKPEPYKGKGIRYAGEVVRRKAGKAGK
- the rplN gene encoding 50S ribosomal protein L14, with amino-acid sequence MIQQESRLKVADNTGAKELLTIRVLGGSSRRYAGLGDVIVATVKDAIPGGNVKKGDVVKAVIVRTVKETRRPDGSYIKFDENAAVILKNDGDPRGTRIFGPVGRELRDKKFMKIISLAPEVL
- the rplR gene encoding 50S ribosomal protein L18, coding for MAVKSKSAARSRRHTRLRKKVVGTEQRPRLVVTRSARHVFVQVVDDSKGRTVASASTMEADLRALDGDKTAKAKKVGELVAERAKQAGIESVVFDRGGNKYAGRVAAIADGAREAGLNL
- the rplX gene encoding 50S ribosomal protein L24, with the protein product MAKIKKGDLVQVISGKTQARGGDRGKQGRVIEVIPERNRVVVEGVNYVTKHVRVGQTQRGTKTGGIETHEASIHVSNVAIVDPETKKPTRVGFRTETVVKDGVEKTVRVRYAKKSGKDL
- the rpsH gene encoding 30S ribosomal protein S8 gives rise to the protein MTMTDPVADMLTRLRNANSAHHDSVSMPHSKLKGHIAEILKSEGYIADFDIADARVGKTLTLSLKFGPNRERSIAGIKRVSKPGLRVYAKSTEIPKVLGGLGVAILSTSSGLLTDRQAEKKGVGGEVLAYVW
- the rpmC gene encoding 50S ribosomal protein L29 codes for the protein MAVGSKELAVVELDTFEDERLVDELKKAKEELFNLRFQAATGQLESHGRVRAVKRDIARIYTVIRERELGIRATPAPVEAPAAPAKKTKKAKAAAEATEAETKEA
- the rpsQ gene encoding 30S ribosomal protein S17; this encodes MAETKKAAAEVAESAELVRGYRKVRRGYVVSDKMDKTIVVEVEDRVKHPLYGKVMRRTSKVKAHDEQNTAGIGDLVVISETRPLSATKRWRLVEIVEKAK
- the rpsE gene encoding 30S ribosomal protein S5; translated protein: MSTAPTENQGNTKETEVTAEAPVETAASSEPPRNEREGRRGGRDRGQGRDRRDRDAEKSQFLERVVTINRVSKVVKGGRRFSFTALVVVGDGNGLVGVGYGKAREVPTAISKGVEEAKKNFFRVPRVGSSIPHPVQGEAAAGVVLLRPAGPGTGVIAGGPVRAVLECAGIHDVLSKSLGSSNTINIVHATVEALKQLEEPRAVAARRGLDYDEVAPARLLRAEAQAAEAAAAAKAGA
- the rplE gene encoding 50S ribosomal protein L5 — protein: MTDTVAQAGKIQPRLKTKYRTEITTALTEANGYTNPHQVPGLVKIVVNMGVGEAARDGKVIDGAVADLTKITGQKPQVTKARKSIAQFKLREGQPIGAHVTLRGDRMWEFLDRLLSLALPRIRDFRGLSDRQFDGTGNYTFGLTEQSVFHEIDQDRIDRVRGMDITVVTTAKTDDEGRALLKALGFPFKSVDNA
- the rpsC gene encoding 30S ribosomal protein S3, which translates into the protein MGQKVNPYGFRLGITTDHVSRWFSDSTKPGQRYADYLAEDVKIRRLLQTSLDRAGVSRIEIERTRDRVRVDIHTARPGIVIGRRGAEAERIRADLEKLTGKQIQLNILEVKNPEADAQLVAQGIAEQLSARVAFRRAMRKGLQGAQRAGAKGVRIQVSGRLGGAEMSRSEFYREGRVPLHTLRANIDYGFYEAKTTFGRIGVKVWIYKGDITNKELAREQAAQKPSRERNDRRRAPRAQEPAAAGVEA
- the rplP gene encoding 50S ribosomal protein L16, which produces MLIPRRVKYRKQHHPGRSGQATGGTKVSFGEYGIQALSPAYVTNRQIESARIAMTRHIKRGGKVWINIYPDRPLTKKPAETRMGSGKGSPEWWVANVKPGRVLFEVSGVSEELAREAMTRAIHKLPLKARIIKREEGDA